The Vanrija pseudolonga chromosome 1, complete sequence genomic sequence cctgtGACGAGCGCCGTCTTCTCCGACCCCGGGGGACAGTCGTTCGTGTTCCAGATTAACGGCGTGCGGATCtttgccgccggcgcgaacTGGATTCCTGGCGACACGAGCCTCAGCCGCATGAGCGCGGGCGACTATGCGAAATGGGTGAAGcggctcgccgacggcaacaTGAACATGCTCCGCGtgtggggcggcggcgtgtacgAGTCGCCCGCGCTGTACGACGCGtgcgaccgcctcggcgtgctcgtgtgGCAGGACTTCATGTTCGCGTGCGGGCTGTACCCGAGCTTCGACGTGTTCAACGCCAGCGTGAAAgccgaggctgaggacgcggtgcgccgcctgcgcgtgCATCCGTGCGTTGTCATCTTTGCGGGGAACAACGAGGACTATACGCtcgccgagagcgagggtGTGGCGgactacgacgacgcgagtGGGGACTATAGCGGGTCCAAGTTTCCAGCGTAAGTCGCGCCCGTGACGGCATTCGCAGCGTTCGCAAGCTCACGCTGCTGCCCAGTCGCCACATCTACGAGATCATCCTCCCGCGCGTCGTggcgcgcgactcgacgaTCCCGTACGTCCGCGGCTCGCCGTACGGCGGGCGCACGTCCAACGACCCGACGACGGGCGATATCCACCAGTGGTCGGTCTGGCACGGGGCGCAGGAGCCGTGGTCCGCGTGGCCGCGGCTGGCCGGGCGCTTCGTGTCCGAGTTTGGCATGCAGGCGTGGCCGCATGCCCGCACCGTCAAGCAGTTCTtcgacgaccccgagactGCCGAAGGCGACGCCCAGTGGTATCCGCAGAGCAGGGTCGCCGCACAGCACAACAAGGCGGCGGGGTTTGAGCGCCGCCTGGCCCTCTACCTCGCCGAGAACTTTCGCGgcacgcccgacgcggccAGCGTAGCGGGATACGCGTACGCGACGCAGCTGGTCCAgagcgaggcgctcgcggcggcgtaccGCGCCTGGCGAAGGAACTGGAAAGGCCGCGGGAGGGAGTAtaccgccggcgcgctcgtgtgGCAGCTTAACGACTGCTGGCCGTGCGTGTCGTGGGCGATTGTCGACTTTTATGGACGGGCGAAGCCGGCGTACTTCGCTATCAAGCGGGAACTggagcccgtcgtcgtgggcgtgagtggcgccgcagcgtcgAGCTAACCCCTGCCCCAgctccaccgccgcgagaCCAAGACGTACGACGAGGCAAGTAACGCCCGCTACACCATCGCCCACACCCTCGAGATCTGGGCGGCCAACGCCACGCTGCGCGAGGAAAAGGTCACACTCGAGGTCGTGACCTACGAGCTGGGCACGGCAGCGCCGATCTCCCGCATGCGACTGGACGTCACGCTGCCGCCGAATGCGAGCACCGAGGTGTCCAGCGCCCCCTTGCCGGGGCAGGAGCCGCGCCACTCCGAGGCCGTGCCCCCGCGCCCTATTGTCgtgtcggcgcgcgtgctTGGCTCGGACGGTACGGTGCTGGCACGCACGGCCAACTGGCCCGAGCCGTACAAGttcctcgacctgcccgaGCCCGGCCTGCACCTCGACGTGAACGGCGACTCGGTCACCGTCAGCGTCACCGCACCACTTAAAggcctcgtgctcgacgccgacgccgacctcgagttCAGCGACCAGGCCCTAGACGTCTTCCCGCACGACCCGCAGACCGTCACCGCTCCCGGGCTCAACGGACGTCCAGTCCACGCCCGATACCTTGAGAACAAGTGATGTACATGCTACTACAATGCAAATATGAGATTATGAATACGTTGTCATGAATATGTTATCACGCTCCCCTGGCCGCTGCGCGCAGACCGGCTCGACAGGGCATGCTGCAGTGTCGACCGTCTCGGCAGGTTGCCGTGGTTGCGGAGCACTTCCTCCTCACGGATGTGCGACCGCGCCTGCCGCTCCATCTCGGCGTTGATCGCCCACACCCagcggtcgcgctcgagctggtcgtcAGCACACTCTCATGCCTGTGGCTCGGCTCACCTTGCACCGCGCGCGGAAGAtgagcagcgtcggcggcttgTTGGTGAGTGCCGGCGGGATGAAGCTGCTGCCCttcgccttgcccttgctcgttcccgcctcgtcgtccgcaCACTCGTCCCACGGCTGCGTCGCCGCCTTGTGTTTATGCCCCGTTGAAGGCCACGTTATCCGCACTGCAAAGCTGCAGTCCTCTACCACGTCCGTCGTCTGCAGCCCGTCCCCGTAGATCCGCGTCGAAGGGTTGAACGCGGCTTC encodes the following:
- the man9_0 gene encoding Beta-mannosidase B: MPTRTRLDTGWSYTQRANASFPDVVDAWRACARFPTDVHAELEAAEVIANPHRGMNEWDVQWVSEADWAFKTTFTAPSSGQYTDLVFDGLDTYCAILVNGTQVATTDNMFRSHRVRIAPKAGTNSLELVFAAPWTRAKALEAQHGARTVWNGDGSRVYARKAQYGWGWDWGPAILTVGPWRDVWLEAFAYRLDNVRFDADVEGAGYDRAVLRVFTLNVVPEPSDAERDNLRIAYTLTDGDGTVVHQSVLPLDDLLDVDLQGKVKLWWPVRYGAQPLYELDIALLSPDGATLAGYASRVAFRHVRLIREPLPPVTSAVFSDPGGQSFVFQINGVRIFAAGANWIPGDTSLSRMSAGDYAKWVKRLADGNMNMLRVWGGGVYESPALYDACDRLGVLVWQDFMFACGLYPSFDVFNASVKAEAEDAVRRLRVHPCVVIFAGNNEDYTLAESEGVADYDDASGDYSGSKFPARHIYEIILPRVVARDSTIPYVRGSPYGGRTSNDPTTGDIHQWSVWHGAQEPWSAWPRLAGRFVSEFGMQAWPHARTVKQFFDDPETAEGDAQWYPQSRVAAQHNKAAGFERRLALYLAENFRGTPDAASVAGYAYATQLVQSEALAAAYRAWRRNWKGRGREYTAGALVWQLNDCWPCVSWAIVDFYGRAKPAYFAIKRELEPVVVGLHRRETKTYDEASNARYTIAHTLEIWAANATLREEKVTLEVVTYELGTAAPISRMRLDVTLPPNASTEVSSAPLPGQEPRHSEAVPPRPIVVSARVLGSDGTVLARTANWPEPYKFLDLPEPGLHLDVNGDSVTVSVTAPLKGLVLDADADLEFSDQALDVFPHDPQTVTAPGLNGRPVHARYLENK